From the Tribolium castaneum strain GA2 chromosome 2, icTriCast1.1, whole genome shotgun sequence genome, one window contains:
- the LOC658379 gene encoding cuticular protein precursor, translated as MKSLVLLIVATLTYGTRSSHVVPVGVTVGLTPYSHPISSLYHSQDIIGQYAYGYATPTSTKAETKTADGVTHGGYSYIDSNGILQTVQYTADPIHGFRVAATNLPQDVPEVAYAKAKHLADFNAIAAHHANPAIVPQPIQDLPEVSQARARHLATLQAAYAGSTAPQPVQDLPEVAKARAEHLAAVAQVRARDAAIHLSPVEVTGNVVPVHTVAAVGTPISYPAAISGQYHSQDGLGQYSYGYVGPLSSKSETKTADGVTRGGYSYIDANGVLQTVHYISDPVNGFRVAATNLPVAGPSHGVVSQKIAKVVPGIYTQEVYY; from the exons ATGAAATCTCTG GTACTATTGATAGTAGCGACACTAACCTACGGTACCCGTTCATCCCACGTGGTACCGGTCGGTGTGACAGTTGGTCTAACACCATACTCCCACCCCATCAGCTCGCTTTACCACAGTCAGGACATTATCGGACAATATGCTTATGGGTACGCCACTCCGACTAGTACCAAAGCGGAGACCAAAACCGCAGATGGGGTGACCCATGGTGGGTACTCCTACATTGACTCGAACGGGATTCTGCAAACGGTGCAATACACAGCCGACCCTATCCATGGGTTCCGAGTCGCTGCCACCAACCTCCCACAAGACGTACCAGAAGTGGCCTACGCCAAAGCTAAACATTTGGCCGATTTTAACGCCATTGCTGCCCATCATGCCAACCCAGCTATTGTCCCACAACCCATTCAAGACCTTCCGGAAGTATCGCAAGCCCGCGCCAGACACTTGGCGACCTTGCAAGCCGCTTACGCTGGTAGTACCGCTCCTCAACCGGTCCAAGACCTACCAGAAGTCGCCAAAGCACGAGCCGAACATTTGGCTGCTGTGGCGCAAGTTAGAGCTAGAGATGCTGCAATTCATTTGAGTCCGGTTGAAGTGACCGGAAATGTGGTTCCGGTGCATACGGTGGCTGCTGTTGGTACGCCGATTTCGTACCCAGCGGCCATTTCAGGACAGTACCATTCTCAGGATGGGTTAGGGCAATACTCGTATGGGTACGTTGGACCTTTGAGCTCCAAAAGTGAGACTAAAACCGCCGATGGGGTTACGAGAGGAGGGTACTCTTATATTGATGCTAATGGAGTACTACAAACAGTGCACTATATTTCCGATCCAGTGAATGGGTTTAGGGTCGCTGCCACCAATCTGCCAGTTGCAGGGCCAAGTCATGGAGTAGTATCGCAGAAGATTGCTAAAGTAGTACCAGGGATTTATACGCAAGAAGTTTACTATTAG
- the Cpr92F gene encoding cuticle protein 18.7, whose protein sequence is MKALILVSCVLAAATAQYHHPLYYPQHIPVLDHNGVPVEPAANQLARAAHYAAHAEANARTGHYPIYAAPVIHNALPADTPEVAAARAQHFADYAVAAQRNGVHVLPLAHTAAAAHPIDTPEVQLAKAAHFAAHAAARSGLHIRKRRALYHHYPVIGADGVPVNTPEVQAATAAHLAAHAAVRGVPLDTPEVQAAKAKHFQAHAEALHRTGAVGIAPYYYGGLYQPHAVIGHDGHPVETPEVQLAKAAHFAAHAAARHYY, encoded by the exons ATGAAGGCTCTG aTCTTAGTAAGCTGCGTGTTGGCCGCCGCCACCGCCCAATACCACCACCCCCTGTACTACCCCCAGCATATCCCCGTGCTCGACCACAACGGCGTCCCTGTCGAACCCGCCGCCAACCAACTCGCCCGCGCCGCCCATTACGCCGCCCATGCCGAAGCCAATGCTCGCACTGGTCATTATCCAATTTACGCCGCCCCCGTTATCCACAATGCTCTTCCTGCCGACACCCCTGAAGTCGCCGCCGCCAGAGCCCAACACTTTGCTGACTACGCTGTTGCCGCCCAACGTAACGGCGTCCATGTTTTACCACTAGCTCacaccgccgccgccgcccaTCCCATCGACACCCCCGAAGTCCAATTGGCCAAAGCCGCCCATTTTGCCGCTCACGCCGCCGCCAGATCTGGACTTCACATCCGCAAAAGACGCGCCTTGTACCATCATTATCCAGTGATTGGAGCTGATGGTGTTCCAGTCAATACTCCCGAAGTCCAGGCTGCTACTGCTGCCCATTTGGCTGCACATGCTGCTGTGAGAGGAGTTCCTTTGGATACTCCCGAAGTCCAGGCTGCCAAAGCTAAGCATTTCCAAGCCCATGCTGAAGCTTTACACAGGACTGGAGCTGTGGGTATTGCCCCATATTATTATGGAGGTTTGTACCAACCCCATGCTGTGATTGGACATGATGGGCATCCAGTCGAAACGCCGGAAGTTCAGTTGGCTAAAGCTGCCCATTTTGCAGCCCATGCTGCCGCCAGACACTACTACTAG
- the LOC658455 gene encoding facilitated trehalose transporter Tret1: MVHQVLQSENSRNYLTMKMSEKTQTEPRKVAQFLATTLATLSALAMGLCLTWTSPALPMLEQPTTYPKITKNQGAWIGSLLTLGAFCGAIPAGTLANFIGRKRSLLFFALPLFISWIIIAYGNCVGVLYFARFLAGLAIGAISVAAPMYVTEIAHTSIRGTLGTFFQVQITVGVLVGYILGTTIESFQYLALVSSVFPLLFVSGFAFMPETPAYLYATGRIDAARKSLIFFRGRDYNLLDEELQKIAEDIKESTANKPKLSDLIRNRVTLNGLVVSLGLMAFQQLSGVNAVLFYAGNIFAETGNSMGADTCAVLVGAVQVIATLLSTVLIDKTGRKILLLVSSSIMCLSLLALGLYFFLKQTQDLSFLSALPLVSLAVFIVVFSIGMGPIPWLMMGEIFTPKSKGVATSVSAAFNWVMAFTVTNQYQNLNEMLGVGGTFMAFGGICALGVLFIALLVPETKGKDIDQVQEALMRTSRV; the protein is encoded by the exons ATGGTACATCAAGTTTTACAAAGTGAGAATTctcgaaattatttaacaatgaaaatgagtgaaaaaacacaaactgaACCACGAAAAGTGGCCCAATTCCTCGCCACAACATTAG CAACTTTAAGCGCTCTTGCAATGGGATTGTGTCTTACGTGGACTTCACCAGCCCTTCCTATGCTCGAACAACCCACAACCTatccaaaaattacaaaaaatcagGGCGCTTGGATTGGATCTTTATTGACTTTGGGTGCGTTTTGTGGCGCTATTCCTGCGGGAACTTTGGCCAATTTTATCGGACGTAAACggagtttattattttttgcactGCCTCTGTTTATTTCGTGGATTATTATAGCCTATGG GAATTGTGTTGGGGTTTTATACTTTGCACGGTTTCTGGCAGGGTTGGCAATAGGGGCGATAAGTGTCGCCGCCCCTATGTATGTGACTGAAATAGCGCATACCTCAATTAGGGGTACTTTAGGGACTTTTTTTCAAGTACAGATCACTGTGGGAGTATTAGTTGGTTACATTCTAG GAACAACAATCGAGTCTTTCCAGTATTTGGCATTGGTGTCGTCAGTATTTCCCCTCCTGTTTGTTTCTGGTTTTGCTTTTATGCCTGAAACACCGGCTTATTTGTACGCCACTGGTCGAATCGACGCAGCTCGTAAATCACTAATTTTCTTCAGAGGACGTGATTACAACCTTCTCGACGAAGAATTACAGAAAATTGCCGAAGATATTAAAGAATCGACGGCAAATAAGCCGAAATTGTCGGATCTTATCCGAAACAGAGTAACTTTGAATGGACTTGTGGTGTCTTTAGGATTGATGGCTTTCCAACAATTGAGTGGAGTCAATGCGGTGCTTTTTTATGCTGGAAATATTTTCGCTGAAACAGGAAATTCGATGGGAGCCGATACGTGTGCGGTTTTAGTGGGCGCTGTTCAG GTGATCGCCACTCTGCTATCGACCGTCCTCATCGACAAAACAGGTCGCAAGATCCTGCTGCTCGTCTCCTCGTCCATTATGTGCCTTTCGTTGCTTGCCCTCGGGCTCTACTTCTTCCTGAAACAGACGCAAGACTTGTCTTTTCTCAGCGCCTTGCCGCTGGTCAGTTTGGCCGTGTTTATCGTCGTCTTTTCCATTGGCATGGGCCCAATACCCTGGCTGATGATGGGCGAAATTTTCACACCTAAATCGAAGGGAGTGGCGACTTCGGTCTCTGCGGCGTTTAATTGGGTTATGGCATTTACGGTCACCAATCAGTACCAGAATTTGAACGAAATGCTGGGAGTAGGAGGCACTTTTATGGCCTTTGGGGGAATTTGCGCTCTAGGAGTGCTTTTTATCGCGCTTTTAGTACCCGAGACTAAAGGAAAGGATATCGATCAAGTGCAAGAAGCTCTAATGCGTACGAGTCGAGTTTAG